Proteins encoded within one genomic window of Brachybacterium avium:
- a CDS encoding YciI family protein, with amino-acid sequence MAKYLISFPSSAMTVTGTELEAAVEDSHAVVAAARAAGVWVFGGGIEASVPPVMVDGTGDVFESTYARTRHLDGGLAVLEVATRQEALEWARKLAVACRCAQEVRRFGEDPES; translated from the coding sequence ATGGCGAAGTACCTCATCTCGTTCCCCAGCAGTGCGATGACCGTGACGGGCACAGAGCTCGAGGCCGCTGTCGAGGACTCCCACGCCGTGGTGGCCGCGGCCAGGGCGGCCGGGGTGTGGGTGTTCGGAGGTGGGATCGAGGCGAGCGTGCCCCCGGTGATGGTCGACGGCACGGGCGATGTGTTCGAGAGCACCTATGCCCGGACCCGTCACCTCGACGGCGGTCTCGCGGTCCTCGAGGTCGCCACGCGTCAGGAGGCGCTGGAGTGGGCACGGAAGCTCGCTGTCGCCTGCCGCTGCGCGCAGGAGGTGCGGAGGTTCGGCGAGGACCCCGAGAGCTGA
- a CDS encoding ABC transporter permease, whose translation MTATDRAPERRTHRLDVRPASALTGLGALVRLFARISRRQILIWAVAMVVTVAASVLALKEAYPDQQALDARAALLGNPSAVLMTGPAFGRGHYTLWAAVANELFLYILLAGAIMSILLMVRHTRAEEEAGRLEMLHALPTGRLAPAAAALVVVAIANLALGAAVSLGVLVTGSPVQDGIALGAATALTGLLFAAIAAVMAQLTEHGGTASGLSLGTLAVAFLVRGVGDVISAEGSWLSWFSPLAWSQQIRVFVELRWWPLGLSLAAIVLLLALAAQLSRRRDLGAGLRPAAPGPATASAALRAPGGLARRLVTPMVLTWTIGLFLFAIAFGALASSLDDLVDQIPTISEFAPIEVDDLTASFTAYILLMLALGPVGLFVSAILRLRTEEQAGRLAGVLVAGAPQLAFTLRWLAVVAVEVFAAQALLGLGTGIGVWQATGESSWVGETILASLAYLPAIAVTGALTLALYGLRLRLAGLAWLVVVWAALDTFLGDLLQLPDWARSLSVLHHVPFLPSAEVDATPLVVMGVLAVALTILGLFALRRRDLAAG comes from the coding sequence ATGACCGCGACGGACCGGGCACCCGAGCGCCGCACGCACCGCCTCGATGTGCGACCGGCCTCCGCGCTGACGGGTCTCGGGGCGCTCGTTCGGCTCTTCGCCCGGATCTCCCGCCGCCAGATCCTGATCTGGGCCGTAGCGATGGTCGTCACCGTGGCCGCCTCGGTCCTCGCGCTGAAGGAGGCCTATCCGGACCAGCAGGCCCTCGACGCGCGAGCCGCGCTGCTGGGGAACCCCTCGGCCGTGCTGATGACCGGCCCGGCCTTCGGCCGCGGCCACTACACGCTGTGGGCCGCCGTCGCCAACGAGCTGTTCCTGTACATCCTGCTGGCGGGCGCGATCATGAGCATCCTGCTGATGGTCCGCCACACCCGCGCCGAGGAGGAGGCCGGGCGGCTGGAGATGCTGCATGCCCTGCCCACCGGGCGCCTCGCCCCGGCCGCTGCAGCACTGGTCGTCGTGGCGATCGCGAACCTCGCGCTCGGTGCCGCGGTGAGCCTCGGGGTGCTGGTCACCGGGTCACCGGTGCAGGACGGCATCGCGCTGGGCGCGGCGACCGCCCTGACCGGTCTGCTGTTCGCTGCGATCGCTGCGGTGATGGCCCAGCTGACCGAGCATGGCGGCACAGCCTCCGGCCTGTCCCTCGGCACCCTTGCCGTCGCTTTCCTGGTGCGCGGGGTCGGTGACGTGATCTCGGCCGAGGGCTCCTGGCTCTCCTGGTTCTCGCCGCTGGCCTGGTCGCAGCAGATCAGGGTGTTCGTCGAGCTGCGATGGTGGCCGCTGGGGCTGTCGCTGGCCGCGATCGTGCTGCTGCTGGCACTGGCCGCTCAGCTCTCGCGCCGCCGCGATCTCGGAGCGGGGCTGCGCCCGGCGGCGCCCGGCCCCGCGACGGCCTCGGCGGCGCTGCGGGCACCGGGCGGGTTGGCCCGGCGCCTGGTGACCCCGATGGTGCTCACCTGGACGATCGGTCTGTTCCTGTTCGCGATCGCCTTCGGTGCGCTCGCCTCCTCCCTCGATGACCTGGTCGACCAGATCCCCACCATCAGCGAGTTCGCGCCGATCGAGGTCGATGATCTGACGGCTTCCTTCACCGCGTACATCCTGCTGATGCTCGCGCTGGGACCGGTGGGCCTGTTCGTCTCCGCGATCCTGCGCCTGCGCACGGAGGAGCAGGCGGGCCGTCTGGCCGGCGTGCTGGTCGCGGGGGCACCGCAGCTCGCCTTCACCCTGCGCTGGCTCGCGGTGGTGGCGGTGGAGGTCTTCGCGGCGCAGGCGCTCCTCGGTCTCGGCACCGGGATCGGGGTCTGGCAGGCGACCGGGGAGTCCTCCTGGGTCGGGGAGACGATCTTGGCCTCCCTCGCCTACCTGCCCGCGATCGCCGTCACCGGCGCGCTCACCCTGGCGCTGTACGGCCTGCGGCTGCGCCTGGCGGGGCTGGCCTGGCTGGTGGTGGTCTGGGCGGCGCTGGACACCTTCCTCGGTGACCTGCTCCAACTGCCGGACTGGGCGCGCAGCCTCTCGGTGCTGCACCACGTGCCCTTCCTGCCCAGCGCCGAGGTCGACGCGACGCCGCTGGTGGTCATGGGCGTGCTCGCCGTGGCGCTGACGATCCTCGGCCTGTTCGCCCTGCGCCGTCGGGACCTGGCGGCGGGCTAG
- a CDS encoding ABC transporter ATP-binding protein: MTTTRTTADEPATTDAAIVARDLTKTFGTTRALDGFDLTVPRGEVTGFLGPNGAGKSTAIRVLLGMLRAGAGRAEVLGMDPWTHAVQIHHRLAYVPGDTNLWPNLTGGEAIDVLTRGERGTAHRRRRSELIERFELDPTKRARTYSKGNRQKVALVAALSRDVDLYVMDEPTSGLDPLMEAIFTDEVSRLRADGRTVLLSSHILAEVEKLCDTVTIIRAGRDVESGTLAQLRHLTRSTVAATTDADPERLTSMDGVHDLVADQGRIRFDVDDAAVHDMLPILAEMEATGLTITPPSLEDLFLRHYGDELDPSEDAEGEVPR; encoded by the coding sequence ATGACCACCACGCGGACCACCGCCGACGAGCCCGCCACGACCGACGCCGCGATCGTGGCCAGGGATCTCACCAAGACCTTCGGTACCACCCGTGCCCTGGACGGCTTCGACCTCACCGTGCCCCGCGGCGAGGTCACCGGCTTCCTGGGACCGAACGGAGCCGGGAAGTCCACCGCCATCCGAGTGCTGCTGGGGATGCTGCGCGCCGGCGCGGGTCGTGCCGAGGTGCTCGGCATGGACCCGTGGACCCATGCGGTGCAGATCCATCATCGCCTCGCCTACGTCCCCGGGGACACGAACCTGTGGCCGAACCTGACCGGGGGAGAGGCGATCGACGTGCTCACCCGCGGCGAGCGCGGCACCGCGCACCGACGCCGTCGCAGCGAGCTCATCGAACGCTTCGAGCTGGACCCCACCAAGCGCGCCCGCACCTACTCCAAGGGCAACCGACAGAAGGTCGCTCTGGTGGCCGCCCTGTCACGGGACGTGGACCTCTACGTCATGGACGAGCCCACCTCGGGACTGGACCCGCTGATGGAGGCGATCTTCACCGACGAGGTCTCGCGGCTGCGGGCCGATGGCCGCACGGTGCTGCTGTCCAGCCACATCCTCGCCGAGGTCGAGAAGCTCTGCGACACGGTGACGATCATCCGGGCGGGCAGGGACGTCGAATCCGGCACCCTCGCCCAGCTGCGCCACCTCACCCGCTCCACCGTCGCCGCCACCACCGACGCAGATCCCGAGCGCCTGACGTCGATGGACGGCGTGCACGACCTGGTGGCGGACCAGGGCCGGATCCGCTTCGACGTCGACGATGCGGCGGTGCACGACATGCTGCCGATCCTGGCGGAGATGGAGGCCACCGGCCTCACCATCACCCCGCCCTCCCTCGAGGACCTCTTCCTGCGCCACTACGGCGACGAGCTGGATCCCTCCGAGGACGCTGAGGGCGAGGTCCCGAGATGA
- a CDS encoding TetR/AcrR family transcriptional regulator — MEPAPPADERILRAALQRFAVDGLSAPLRAVAQDAGVSAGLIIHHFGSREQLLTACDRRALAITRETKAEVMTGGAGVMLARLADVDRQAPVVGYVLRRLQAGGPMATQLIDGFVADATVYFAEGEEAGMLTPSRDPEARARVLTEMALGALLLQLPAQRDPLDLDDLPAWLRSHYESLMLPMLELFTRPLLADSSLLDAYLAADPNSTSPPMTQGNAS; from the coding sequence GTGGAACCTGCCCCGCCCGCAGATGAGCGCATCCTGCGCGCCGCGCTGCAGCGTTTCGCGGTCGACGGGCTCTCGGCGCCGCTGCGGGCCGTCGCCCAGGATGCCGGGGTCAGCGCAGGCCTGATCATCCATCATTTCGGCTCCCGCGAGCAGCTGCTCACGGCGTGCGACCGCAGGGCGCTGGCAATCACACGGGAGACCAAGGCCGAGGTCATGACCGGCGGTGCCGGGGTGATGCTCGCCCGGCTGGCCGACGTCGACCGCCAGGCGCCGGTGGTCGGCTACGTGCTGCGCCGCCTGCAGGCAGGAGGACCGATGGCGACGCAGCTCATCGACGGCTTCGTCGCCGATGCCACCGTCTACTTCGCCGAGGGCGAGGAGGCCGGGATGCTCACCCCCAGCCGAGATCCGGAGGCCCGCGCCCGAGTGCTGACGGAGATGGCGCTCGGCGCGCTGCTGCTCCAGCTGCCCGCTCAGCGCGATCCCCTCGACCTCGACGATCTCCCGGCCTGGCTGCGCTCCCACTACGAATCCCTGATGCTGCCGATGCTGGAGCTCTTCACCAGGCCTCTGCTCGCGGACAGCTCCCTGCTGGACGCCTATCTCGCCGCCGATCCGAACAGCACCAGCCCTCCGATGACTCAGGGGAACGCCTCATGA
- a CDS encoding PD-(D/E)XK nuclease family protein: MTTPSLSADTPRGRMYRLEPDGPLMYPSITTVSGMRAKDFLQGWYATMASKRALEMYSWLDRNPHRAAAEISRVTRDRWGSQKRIAAAAPEYTRTAADFGTLVHAVCEEWGTSGTRPDADGIGAILEQMRTEQGSFAGEKDPQALLARVDVRLDGYARFLDDFQPEFLEIEQTVVNHTVGYAGTTDAIVKIGNTVLSADIKTSKKVRGDYALQGVAVCRAELLLDDDGTTREMPELTGAFVIHLPEAGGYQAVPLRTGDAEFEVFRSLRASWSFDPDECALEPAADPKDLLLSLLKAKGGMDALG; this comes from the coding sequence ATGACCACGCCCTCCCTCAGCGCCGACACCCCGCGCGGCCGCATGTACCGACTCGAGCCCGACGGCCCGCTGATGTATCCCTCGATCACCACCGTCTCCGGGATGCGGGCCAAGGACTTCCTGCAGGGCTGGTACGCGACCATGGCCTCCAAGCGGGCACTGGAGATGTACTCCTGGCTGGACCGCAACCCGCACCGGGCCGCCGCCGAGATCTCCCGCGTCACCCGGGACCGCTGGGGCAGCCAGAAGCGCATCGCCGCCGCCGCCCCGGAGTACACCCGCACCGCCGCGGACTTCGGCACGCTCGTGCACGCCGTGTGCGAGGAGTGGGGGACCAGCGGCACCCGTCCCGATGCCGACGGGATCGGTGCGATCCTCGAGCAGATGCGCACCGAGCAGGGGAGCTTCGCGGGCGAGAAGGACCCGCAGGCACTGCTGGCCCGGGTCGACGTGCGCCTGGACGGCTATGCCCGCTTCCTGGACGATTTCCAGCCCGAGTTCCTCGAGATCGAGCAGACCGTCGTCAACCACACCGTCGGCTATGCGGGCACCACCGACGCGATCGTGAAGATCGGCAACACCGTGCTCAGCGCCGACATCAAGACCTCGAAGAAGGTGCGTGGGGACTACGCGCTGCAGGGGGTGGCGGTCTGCCGGGCGGAACTGCTGCTGGACGACGACGGCACCACCCGCGAGATGCCGGAGCTGACCGGTGCTTTCGTGATCCACCTGCCCGAGGCCGGCGGCTATCAGGCGGTGCCGCTGCGCACCGGTGACGCCGAGTTCGAGGTGTTCCGCTCGCTGCGGGCCAGCTGGTCCTTCGATCCCGACGAATGCGCGCTGGAGCCCGCCGCGGATCCCAAGGATCTGCTGCTGTCTCTGCTGAAGGCCAAGGGCGGGATGGACGCGCTGGGCTGA
- a CDS encoding bifunctional [glutamine synthetase] adenylyltransferase/[glutamine synthetase]-adenylyl-L-tyrosine phosphorylase, translating into MSTEPPTTTGVLARLGFSSTDRVRRFLEEPALAGLGGGAAAALGRTADGDDAVLGLLRLAEAAQEAGQHALLKEFLDGIGQEGTSGQRLITLLGTSVALGDFLTRHPELLTLLREGDDELAAPADAVRRDLLEAVGADPDAEVPVAGESGREVRDALRIAYHGRLTQIAAADVCSADPTALQPRVSRAISDLADAALEAASAIARATVEDHESVRWAVIALGKTGARELNYVSDVDVMHVVAPAARPEEEAGELGSGADEDAATIGAALARELARACSERTGEGSLWQVDANLRPEGKDGPLVRTLGSYRRYYTEWAKSWEFQALLKARAAAGDRELGLGFETMVEPWVWQASTREGFVEDARAMRRRVVAHIPRAEVERNLKLGPGGLRDVEFTVQLLQMVHGRADEVLQGRSTLDSLARLGEGGYISRDHVVEMDVAYRFLRCVEHRLQLHRLRRTQVLPTAASDLRRLARSVRLTPDEFHQRYQRTRRRVRQLHEEIFYRPLLLTASQLSDGQIRLSEEDAAARLAAIGYRDPARALSHISALTEGISRRAKIQRQLLPAMLEWFADGVDPDLGLLAFRRLSDTIGSAHWYLGLLRDSGLAAKRLTRVLAAGRYVGEQLEQIPEGVRWLARDAQLRPLARDVLGREFLAVISRVDDAEVARDVLRRTRNRELLRIGLAHLTAVASPTEIARALTDLAEAVLEAGMLVALHVVARERKAVGENAETLDSEPEVDVDTALRLREKRSDPARALGIEMAIIAMGSFGAREMGYASDADVQFVVIDRGAGKDAVEIAGAVATQIQKILNAPTARSDMRVSADLRPEGKVGPLARSLESWTAYYRRDAETWEKQALLRARPVVASEALAEQLREEMDRHRYPEGGLSVSARRRITRMKARVESERLPRNADPFRHVKLGRGGMTDVEWTAQILALEHGHEVEGLRTAQTLDQLAAAAQAELLPAREVQELAEAWTLGWLIRRVLFLWKGKEGDALPTDRHDLRALALLIDGDDGSAAELEERYLRVTRRARSIAEDVIFGPQD; encoded by the coding sequence GTGAGCACCGAACCGCCCACCACCACCGGAGTCCTCGCCCGTCTTGGATTCAGCAGCACCGACCGGGTGCGCCGCTTCCTGGAGGAGCCCGCCCTGGCCGGCCTCGGCGGCGGCGCCGCCGCCGCGCTGGGACGGACCGCCGACGGCGACGACGCCGTGCTCGGACTGCTGCGCCTGGCCGAGGCGGCGCAGGAGGCCGGCCAGCATGCGCTGCTCAAAGAATTCCTCGACGGCATCGGGCAGGAGGGAACCTCCGGTCAGCGTCTGATCACGCTGCTGGGCACCTCGGTCGCGCTCGGCGACTTCCTCACCCGTCATCCCGAACTGCTCACGCTGCTGCGCGAGGGGGACGACGAGCTCGCGGCCCCGGCAGATGCGGTGCGGCGGGACCTGCTCGAGGCCGTCGGCGCCGATCCGGACGCAGAGGTGCCGGTGGCCGGTGAGAGCGGCCGGGAGGTGCGCGACGCGCTGCGCATCGCCTACCACGGCCGGCTGACGCAGATCGCGGCGGCCGACGTCTGCTCCGCAGATCCCACGGCCCTTCAGCCCCGCGTCTCCCGGGCCATCAGCGACCTCGCCGATGCGGCGCTCGAAGCGGCGTCCGCGATCGCCCGAGCCACCGTGGAGGACCATGAGTCGGTGCGCTGGGCGGTGATCGCGCTGGGCAAGACCGGTGCCCGTGAGCTCAACTACGTCTCCGACGTCGATGTGATGCATGTCGTCGCCCCCGCCGCGCGGCCGGAGGAGGAGGCCGGCGAGCTCGGCTCCGGGGCGGACGAGGATGCCGCCACCATCGGCGCCGCCCTGGCCCGCGAACTCGCCCGCGCCTGCTCCGAGCGGACCGGGGAGGGCTCGCTGTGGCAGGTCGACGCCAATCTCCGACCCGAGGGCAAGGACGGACCGCTGGTGCGCACCCTGGGCTCGTACCGCCGGTACTACACGGAGTGGGCGAAGTCCTGGGAGTTCCAGGCACTGCTGAAGGCGCGCGCCGCGGCCGGGGATCGGGAGCTCGGCCTCGGCTTCGAGACCATGGTCGAGCCCTGGGTCTGGCAGGCCTCCACTCGGGAGGGCTTCGTCGAGGACGCTCGGGCGATGCGCCGCAGGGTGGTCGCCCATATCCCGCGTGCCGAGGTGGAGCGCAACCTCAAGCTGGGCCCGGGAGGGCTGCGGGATGTGGAGTTCACCGTGCAGCTGCTGCAGATGGTGCATGGCCGTGCCGACGAGGTGCTGCAGGGCCGTTCGACTCTCGACTCCCTGGCCCGGCTCGGCGAGGGCGGGTACATCTCGCGCGACCACGTGGTCGAGATGGATGTGGCCTACCGATTCCTGCGCTGCGTCGAGCACCGACTCCAGCTGCACCGCCTGCGTCGCACCCAGGTGCTGCCCACCGCCGCCTCGGACCTGCGCCGCCTCGCCCGCAGCGTGCGGCTGACCCCGGACGAGTTCCATCAGCGGTACCAGCGCACCCGGCGCCGGGTGCGCCAGCTGCACGAGGAGATCTTCTACCGGCCGCTGCTGCTGACCGCCTCTCAGCTCAGCGACGGCCAGATCCGGCTGAGCGAGGAGGATGCCGCCGCCCGCCTGGCGGCGATCGGCTATCGGGATCCTGCCCGGGCGCTCAGCCATATCTCGGCCCTCACCGAGGGCATCTCCCGACGTGCGAAGATCCAGCGCCAGCTGCTGCCGGCCATGCTCGAATGGTTCGCCGACGGCGTCGACCCGGATCTGGGGCTGCTCGCGTTCCGACGGCTCTCGGACACCATCGGCTCGGCCCACTGGTACCTGGGCCTGCTGCGCGACTCCGGGCTCGCCGCCAAACGCCTCACCCGGGTGCTCGCCGCCGGCCGCTACGTCGGCGAGCAGCTCGAGCAGATCCCGGAAGGGGTGCGCTGGCTGGCCCGCGACGCCCAGCTGCGCCCCCTGGCCCGTGACGTGCTGGGACGCGAGTTCCTCGCCGTCATCTCCCGGGTCGATGACGCCGAGGTGGCCCGCGACGTGCTGCGCCGCACCCGCAATCGGGAGCTGCTGCGCATCGGGCTGGCCCACCTCACGGCGGTGGCGAGTCCGACCGAGATCGCCCGGGCCCTGACCGATCTGGCCGAAGCGGTGCTCGAGGCGGGGATGCTGGTGGCCCTGCACGTGGTGGCCCGCGAACGGAAAGCAGTGGGCGAGAACGCTGAGACGCTCGACAGCGAGCCCGAGGTCGACGTCGACACGGCGCTGCGACTGCGGGAGAAGCGCTCCGACCCCGCCCGGGCTCTCGGCATCGAGATGGCGATCATCGCGATGGGCAGCTTCGGCGCCCGGGAGATGGGATACGCCTCGGATGCCGATGTCCAGTTCGTCGTCATCGACCGCGGCGCGGGGAAGGACGCGGTGGAGATCGCCGGGGCGGTCGCCACCCAGATCCAGAAGATCCTCAACGCCCCTACCGCCCGCTCCGACATGCGGGTCAGCGCGGACCTGCGCCCCGAGGGGAAGGTCGGGCCGCTGGCGCGGAGCCTGGAGTCCTGGACCGCGTACTACCGGCGCGACGCCGAGACCTGGGAGAAGCAGGCCCTGCTGCGGGCACGACCGGTGGTCGCCTCCGAAGCGCTCGCCGAGCAGCTGCGCGAGGAGATGGACCGGCATCGGTATCCCGAGGGTGGTCTGAGTGTCTCGGCACGGCGCAGGATCACCCGGATGAAGGCGCGGGTCGAATCCGAGCGTCTGCCTCGCAATGCGGATCCCTTCCGTCATGTGAAGCTCGGCCGCGGCGGCATGACGGACGTGGAATGGACCGCTCAGATCCTGGCGCTCGAGCACGGCCACGAGGTGGAGGGGCTGCGCACTGCGCAGACCCTCGATCAGCTCGCGGCGGCGGCACAGGCGGAGCTCCTGCCCGCGCGGGAGGTCCAGGAGCTCGCCGAGGCGTGGACGCTGGGCTGGCTGATCCGGCGCGTGCTGTTCCTGTGGAAGGGGAAGGAGGGCGATGCCCTGCCCACCGACCGCCATGACCTGCGTGCGCTGGCGCTGCTGATCGACGGCGACGACGGCTCCGCCGCCGAGCTCGAGGAGCGCTACCTGCGCGTGACCCGGCGGGCGCGGAGCATCGCCGAGGACGTCATCTTCGGTCCGCAGGACTGA
- the panB gene encoding 3-methyl-2-oxobutanoate hydroxymethyltransferase, with protein sequence MSTESTAGSTPGTAAPATIRLRHLQQAKAQGRPFSMLTAYDQFAAKAFEAAGIEVLLVGDSVGTTVLGYDSTTSTTHQDMLTFTGAVARSVTRPLVVADLAFGTYEGGPADALRHGVELVRAGASAVKLEGGAEVAPQVRVLVQAGIPVFGHLGFTPQSVNSLSGHRVQGRDRAAAQKMQEDALALQAAGAAAIVLELVPAAVAASVTAALAVPTIGIGAGPDCDGQVLVWQDMAGLSGFHGKFVKTFADLRPQLEQAAQQYRDEVSERTYPGPEHSFE encoded by the coding sequence GTGAGCACTGAGTCCACTGCCGGATCCACTCCCGGCACCGCCGCCCCGGCCACGATCCGGCTGCGGCACCTGCAGCAGGCCAAGGCGCAGGGCCGACCGTTCTCGATGCTCACCGCCTACGACCAGTTCGCGGCGAAGGCCTTCGAGGCAGCCGGGATCGAGGTGCTGCTGGTGGGCGACTCCGTCGGCACCACGGTGCTCGGCTACGACTCGACCACCTCCACCACGCATCAGGACATGCTGACCTTCACCGGTGCCGTGGCCCGCAGCGTGACCCGCCCCCTGGTGGTCGCCGATCTCGCCTTCGGCACCTATGAGGGCGGCCCCGCCGATGCACTGCGCCACGGGGTCGAGCTGGTGCGCGCCGGCGCGAGCGCGGTCAAGCTCGAGGGCGGGGCGGAGGTGGCCCCGCAGGTGCGGGTGCTGGTACAGGCCGGGATCCCCGTCTTCGGCCACCTCGGCTTCACGCCCCAGTCGGTCAACTCGCTGTCCGGGCACCGGGTGCAGGGACGGGACCGGGCCGCAGCGCAGAAGATGCAGGAGGACGCCCTCGCACTGCAGGCCGCAGGAGCGGCCGCGATCGTGCTGGAGCTGGTCCCGGCGGCCGTCGCAGCTTCCGTCACCGCGGCGCTGGCAGTGCCGACGATCGGCATCGGGGCCGGCCCCGACTGCGACGGGCAGGTGCTGGTGTGGCAGGACATGGCCGGGCTCTCCGGCTTCCACGGGAAGTTCGTGAAGACCTTCGCGGACCTGCGCCCCCAGCTCGAGCAGGCAGCTCAGCAGTACCGGGACGAGGTCTCGGAGCGCACCTATCCGGGGCCCGAGCACTCCTTCGAATGA
- the map gene encoding type I methionyl aminopeptidase, giving the protein MTVEQEWFRPEGRELLVPGILSPRRSVPPHIERPEYVGKDEAVSDTGPYVQSADVIARVREASRVAALALQAAGEAAQPGVTTDHIDGVVHAVLLEHGAYPSTLGYLGFEKSCCTSLNEVICHGIPDSTVMQSGDILNVDVTAYLNGVHGDCNATFLVGEVHPRAQDLVDRTHEAMMRGVKVARPGREVNVIGRVIEKFTARHGLESVRDYTGHGVAEGFHNGLVIPHYDSAPMFDEVIEEGMTFTIEPMVTLGSQGWEQWDDGWTVVTRDRSFTAQFEHTMLITGEGPELLTVV; this is encoded by the coding sequence ATGACTGTAGAGCAGGAATGGTTCCGTCCAGAAGGGCGCGAGCTGCTGGTGCCGGGCATCCTCAGCCCGCGCCGCAGCGTTCCCCCCCACATCGAGCGACCGGAGTACGTCGGCAAGGACGAGGCCGTCTCCGACACCGGCCCCTACGTCCAGAGCGCCGACGTGATCGCGCGGGTCCGCGAGGCGTCGCGGGTCGCTGCGCTCGCGCTGCAGGCCGCTGGGGAAGCGGCGCAGCCCGGCGTGACCACCGACCACATCGATGGGGTGGTCCACGCCGTGCTGCTCGAGCACGGCGCCTATCCCTCGACGCTCGGCTACCTGGGATTCGAGAAGTCCTGCTGCACCAGCCTGAACGAGGTGATCTGCCACGGGATCCCCGACTCGACCGTCATGCAGTCCGGAGACATCCTCAACGTCGACGTCACCGCGTACCTGAACGGTGTGCACGGCGACTGCAACGCCACCTTCCTGGTGGGTGAGGTCCATCCCCGAGCACAGGACCTGGTGGACAGGACCCATGAGGCGATGATGCGCGGCGTGAAGGTCGCCCGCCCCGGCCGCGAGGTCAACGTGATCGGGCGCGTGATCGAGAAGTTCACCGCCCGCCACGGCCTGGAATCGGTGCGCGACTACACCGGGCACGGCGTCGCCGAAGGCTTCCACAACGGCCTGGTCATCCCCCACTACGACTCCGCACCGATGTTCGACGAGGTGATCGAGGAGGGCATGACCTTCACGATCGAACCGATGGTCACCCTCGGTTCCCAGGGCTGGGAGCAGTGGGACGACGGCTGGACCGTGGTGACCAGGGACCGTTCCTTCACCGCGCAGTTCGAGCACACCATGCTGATCACCGGTGAGGGCCCGGAGCTGCTGACGGTGGTCTGA
- the ppgK gene encoding polyphosphate--glucose phosphotransferase codes for MSKKAFGIDIGGSGIKGAPVDLSTGELAADRVRIPTPQPSTPEAVADTVAELIGSFDVGTDMPVGVTFPAVIQAGVAQTAANVDKSWIGTDVDALLTERTGHDVFVVNDADAAGIAEMKYGAGRGTSGVVQVITLGTGVGSATFVDGTLVPNTELGHLLLHGDSAERYMASSIKEEQDLDWETWAGRLQEYFSHLEFLFSPTRIIIGGGVSKKHKHFLPLLNLKTEIVPAKLRNEAGIVGAAVLAHREEKTLLKAEKKAEKSAEKKERAKREAAK; via the coding sequence ATGAGCAAGAAGGCCTTCGGCATCGACATCGGCGGGAGCGGCATCAAGGGGGCGCCGGTGGATCTGTCCACCGGCGAGCTCGCCGCCGACAGGGTGCGGATCCCCACCCCGCAGCCCTCCACCCCGGAGGCTGTGGCCGATACGGTCGCCGAGCTCATCGGCTCCTTCGACGTCGGCACCGACATGCCGGTGGGCGTCACCTTCCCCGCCGTGATCCAGGCCGGGGTCGCCCAGACCGCCGCGAACGTCGACAAGTCCTGGATCGGGACGGACGTCGACGCACTGCTCACCGAGCGCACCGGTCATGACGTCTTCGTGGTCAACGACGCCGACGCGGCCGGGATCGCCGAGATGAAGTACGGCGCCGGGCGCGGCACCTCCGGAGTGGTCCAGGTGATCACCCTGGGCACCGGCGTGGGCAGCGCGACCTTCGTGGACGGCACCCTGGTCCCGAACACGGAGCTCGGCCATCTGCTGCTGCACGGGGATTCCGCCGAGCGCTACATGGCCAGCTCCATCAAGGAGGAGCAGGATCTGGACTGGGAGACCTGGGCCGGACGGCTCCAGGAGTACTTCTCCCACCTCGAGTTCCTCTTCAGCCCCACCCGCATCATCATCGGCGGCGGGGTCTCGAAGAAGCACAAGCACTTCCTGCCGCTGCTGAACCTGAAGACCGAGATCGTGCCGGCGAAGCTGCGCAACGAGGCCGGCATCGTCGGCGCCGCGGTGCTCGCCCATCGCGAGGAGAAGACCCTGCTGAAGGCCGAGAAGAAGGCGGAGAAGTCCGCGGAGAAGAAAGAGCGGGCCAAGCGCGAGGCGGCGAAGTAG